From the Paucidesulfovibrio gracilis DSM 16080 genome, one window contains:
- a CDS encoding cytochrome c3 family protein, translating into MKKRAIAPILWTTVGILIAFPVFSMTYYTMVRTSTPEFCASCHEIEPAVQAWQVSTHVNNPQGLVADCMDCHLPAPHDTMNFFFTKTWHGIKDVAVHIATGGNDYVRKEQREKAYQSIKNAQCLKCHRNLLSMPDQRGAMLAHKSALHPLPGYEKNCTDCHRNLVHVDRPYYGYKQDLPPYRATGLHKLVRFDPDEIP; encoded by the coding sequence ATGAAAAAACGCGCCATAGCGCCGATCCTTTGGACAACCGTCGGTATCCTGATCGCCTTTCCCGTGTTCAGCATGACCTATTACACGATGGTGCGCACCTCCACTCCTGAGTTCTGTGCGAGCTGCCACGAAATCGAACCTGCGGTTCAGGCCTGGCAGGTATCAACGCATGTGAACAATCCACAGGGGTTGGTGGCCGATTGCATGGACTGCCACCTGCCGGCTCCGCATGACACGATGAATTTCTTTTTCACCAAAACCTGGCACGGCATCAAGGACGTGGCCGTTCACATAGCCACCGGAGGCAACGACTACGTCCGCAAAGAACAACGGGAAAAAGCCTACCAAAGCATCAAAAATGCCCAATGCCTGAAGTGTCATCGCAATCTCTTGTCCATGCCGGATCAGCGCGGAGCCATGCTTGCCCATAAAAGCGCTCTGCACCCGCTTCCTGGATACGAAAAAAACTGTACGGACTGTCATCGGAACCTCGTTCACGTGGACCGTCCCTACTATGGCTACAAACAAGATCTTCCCCCCTACCGTGCCACAGGGCTGCACAAGCTGGTGCGGTTTGACCCGGATGAAATTCCGTAG
- the trkA gene encoding Trk system potassium transporter TrkA gives MRIIIVGAGEVGFHIARRLAVENKEVIVIDKNPAALKKVSESTDVQTFEGSGCSPRVLQEAGVAGGDILLAVTDSDEINIMACVYAGKLADDITLLARVRGEDYTQYKHLITEGEPGIHRIINPDQEVVDSVLRLMSVPGAVEINEFAAGKIRLIGVRLPVGSPVVGRQLFDLRDVIGELGVVIAALVRNDELIIPTGEDVINGSDTVYFACDIRDQDEILKRFGIRPAPIKTVFIVGGGNIGYKLAKSLDNKFYHTRLLDANPERCGFLAEQLNRPIVLQGDARDQDLLREENVGELDLVISVTGDEETNILACLLAKNLGARETITRINNFAYMPLIEPIGIDHLVCPRLSAINSILHFIRRGKVMSTASIKGEDAEALEAIAQDHSSVVGKPLKDIKFPKGALILCFQRGDEVVIPRGDTVIEPNDRLVIISTRQNITKVEKALDVKVEFF, from the coding sequence GTGCGGATTATTATTGTGGGTGCTGGAGAAGTCGGTTTTCATATTGCCCGGCGTCTTGCCGTGGAAAATAAAGAAGTTATTGTCATCGACAAGAACCCGGCTGCCTTGAAAAAGGTATCCGAGTCCACGGATGTTCAGACGTTTGAAGGCTCGGGATGCAGTCCGCGTGTGCTGCAGGAGGCCGGTGTGGCCGGAGGAGATATCCTCCTGGCGGTAACGGATTCGGACGAAATCAACATTATGGCTTGTGTCTACGCGGGCAAGCTGGCTGACGACATCACCTTGTTGGCCAGGGTTCGCGGCGAGGACTATACTCAGTACAAGCATTTGATCACCGAAGGGGAACCGGGCATCCATCGGATCATCAACCCTGATCAGGAAGTGGTTGACTCGGTTCTTCGCCTTATGAGTGTGCCGGGGGCTGTGGAGATCAACGAGTTCGCCGCAGGAAAAATTCGGCTCATCGGTGTGCGCCTGCCCGTGGGCAGTCCTGTTGTGGGGCGTCAGCTTTTTGATTTGCGGGACGTTATCGGGGAGCTGGGGGTGGTTATTGCGGCTTTGGTGCGCAATGATGAGCTGATCATTCCCACTGGTGAGGACGTGATCAATGGTTCGGACACTGTTTATTTTGCATGCGACATTCGGGACCAGGATGAAATTTTAAAGCGGTTCGGCATCCGCCCCGCACCCATCAAGACCGTGTTTATTGTCGGCGGTGGTAACATTGGTTATAAATTGGCAAAATCGCTCGATAATAAATTCTATCATACTCGGCTTTTGGATGCGAATCCGGAACGGTGTGGTTTTTTGGCCGAACAACTCAACCGGCCCATCGTGCTGCAGGGAGACGCCCGCGACCAGGATTTGCTCCGCGAAGAGAATGTAGGGGAACTGGATCTGGTCATCTCCGTGACCGGCGATGAGGAGACAAATATCCTGGCATGCTTGTTGGCAAAGAATTTGGGTGCGCGGGAAACCATCACTCGGATCAACAATTTTGCTTATATGCCGCTCATTGAACCGATCGGCATTGATCATCTGGTATGTCCCCGCCTTTCCGCCATCAACTCCATTCTGCATTTCATCCGTCGGGGCAAGGTCATGTCCACGGCTTCCATCAAGGGAGAAGATGCCGAAGCGTTGGAAGCCATTGCCCAGGACCATTCCTCTGTGGTCGGCAAGCCGCTTAAGGACATCAAGTTCCCGAAGGGAGCGCTGATTCTTTGTTTCCAACGGGGGGACGAAGTGGTCATCCCTCGCGGCGATACGGTCATTGAGCCAAACGACCGTTTGGTGATTATTTCCACAAGACAAAATATTACCAAGGTGGAAAAGGCCTTGGATGTAAAAGTGGAGTTCTTCTAA
- a CDS encoding TrkH family potassium uptake protein: MRLRYVLHVIGALVFCVGLTMAWPLAFSLYYGDAGVMPLLGSMVATLCAGAFMFGVFRNSRMERGLSHREGMAIVGIGWLAAGLFGALPFLLSGIFGGSLVDCVFESLSGFTTTGASVLSDIEAVPRGLLFWRSLTHWLGGMGIIVLSLAILPFLGVGGMQLYKAEVPGPVPDKLKPRIKDTALLLWKVYVLFSAVETVLLMLGGMDLFDALCHTFGTMATGGFSTRNTSVAAFDSAYIDWVITVFMLIAGINFTLHFLALRGRIRDVLQDSELRLFLALFGVCSLVITVDVLRVDYSSVSDAVRYTAFQVASILTTTGYATADYELWPSLCQALLLVCMFVGGCAGSTGGGMKVMRIQLLVKHSYKELIQLIHPRSVKQVKVGGKAIPHGVVSGVWAFFVLWLLLFVLSALVVAATGVDLMSSFAASLACIGNIGPGVGIVGPTDNYAGLPDLAKWVLVLCMLLGRLEIYTVVILFVPEFWRK, encoded by the coding sequence GTGCGTCTGCGTTACGTTCTGCACGTCATCGGAGCGCTGGTCTTCTGTGTCGGCCTGACTATGGCCTGGCCTTTGGCTTTTTCTCTGTATTACGGGGACGCCGGAGTGATGCCGCTTTTGGGATCCATGGTGGCGACTTTGTGCGCCGGAGCATTCATGTTCGGAGTGTTTCGGAACTCCCGTATGGAACGTGGCCTGAGCCATCGGGAGGGAATGGCCATTGTGGGCATTGGCTGGTTGGCAGCTGGTCTCTTTGGCGCGTTGCCGTTTCTTTTGTCCGGGATTTTCGGTGGTTCGTTGGTGGACTGTGTTTTCGAATCCTTGTCGGGATTTACGACCACCGGGGCCAGTGTGTTGTCCGACATCGAAGCCGTACCCCGGGGACTATTGTTCTGGCGTAGTCTGACTCACTGGCTTGGGGGCATGGGGATAATCGTGTTGTCCCTAGCGATTTTGCCTTTTTTGGGCGTGGGAGGAATGCAGCTCTATAAGGCGGAGGTGCCGGGACCGGTTCCGGATAAGCTCAAGCCGCGTATTAAGGACACGGCGTTGTTGCTCTGGAAGGTGTACGTCCTGTTTTCCGCCGTGGAGACTGTTTTGTTGATGCTGGGTGGAATGGATTTGTTTGACGCCCTTTGCCATACCTTCGGCACCATGGCCACAGGCGGTTTTTCAACCCGGAACACCTCGGTGGCGGCCTTTGATTCCGCGTATATCGACTGGGTCATCACCGTATTTATGCTCATCGCAGGCATCAACTTTACACTGCATTTTTTGGCCTTGCGCGGGCGAATCCGGGATGTGCTACAGGATTCCGAATTACGTCTTTTTCTGGCTCTCTTTGGCGTGTGTTCTCTGGTTATCACCGTGGATGTACTCCGCGTCGATTATTCCAGCGTGTCCGACGCGGTGCGGTATACGGCGTTTCAGGTGGCCTCCATTTTGACGACAACCGGCTATGCTACTGCGGACTATGAGCTTTGGCCTTCGTTATGCCAAGCATTGTTGCTGGTCTGTATGTTCGTGGGGGGATGCGCCGGTTCCACCGGTGGCGGTATGAAGGTCATGCGCATCCAACTGTTGGTCAAGCATTCGTATAAAGAGTTGATTCAATTGATTCACCCCCGGAGCGTGAAACAGGTCAAAGTCGGCGGTAAGGCCATTCCGCATGGCGTTGTTTCCGGCGTGTGGGCTTTTTTTGTGCTCTGGTTGTTGCTGTTCGTGCTTTCTGCTCTGGTCGTCGCGGCAACGGGCGTGGATTTGATGAGCAGTTTTGCCGCTTCGTTGGCCTGTATCGGCAATATTGGTCCGGGTGTGGGCATCGTTGGTCCCACGGACAACTATGCGGGGCTGCCGGATTTGGCCAAATGGGTGCTGGTGTTATGCATGCTGCTCGGCAGGTTGGAGATTTATACTGTCGTCATTTTGTTCGTGCCGGAGTTTTGGCGTAAGTAG
- the nadB gene encoding L-aspartate oxidase, translating into MNGYRLKTDILIIGSGIAGSIAALTLAESGLDVTLITAGEKLASGNSRLAQGGIVYTGPGDDPRILERDILTAGWKQNYTRAVRYLCRKGPEVVRETLIEKYGVHFDERQPGDWYLTREGGHSVSRILCCADHTGRNIVESLHAALEKHPNIRTLTRRTAVDLLTTHHHAGKLEYKYSLANHCVGAYVFNGDSGQVETILSDYTLLATGGVGQVFLHTTNTRVSIGSGLSMAFRAGARIFNAEYIQFHPTAMYAGSKKKDRRFLISEAVRGEGAKLINSSGEAFMTRYDSRADLAPRDIVTRAIMDELLQTGEDCVYLDVAGNVEKNLQERFPTIYTRCREVGVDMNREPIPVVPAAHYFCGGILSDTRSRTTLERLYAAGECACTGLHGANRLASTSLLESLVWGHSAARDIQKRFNRNSHLSRKLMESIPDWESPGDIQNEDPALIAQDWASIRHTMWNYVGIARNTARLSRAFSDLRKLSKNLHDFYKKTPISKPLIDLFHGCQASYCITAAALRNKESQGCHYRVD; encoded by the coding sequence GTGAACGGGTACCGCCTCAAAACAGACATTCTGATTATCGGCTCCGGCATTGCCGGCAGTATCGCCGCCCTGACCCTGGCCGAATCCGGCCTGGATGTGACCTTGATCACAGCGGGCGAAAAATTGGCCTCCGGCAACTCCCGCCTTGCCCAAGGCGGCATCGTCTACACCGGTCCGGGTGACGATCCCCGCATCTTGGAGCGGGACATCCTTACCGCCGGGTGGAAACAAAATTACACTCGGGCCGTGCGCTACCTCTGCCGAAAAGGCCCGGAAGTGGTTCGCGAAACCCTCATTGAAAAATACGGTGTTCATTTTGATGAACGCCAGCCCGGAGACTGGTATCTGACCCGTGAAGGCGGCCACAGCGTATCCCGTATCCTTTGCTGCGCGGACCATACCGGGCGAAACATCGTGGAATCGCTGCATGCCGCTTTGGAAAAGCATCCAAACATCCGTACCCTGACGCGCCGCACCGCCGTGGACCTGCTGACCACGCACCACCACGCGGGGAAATTGGAATACAAATACAGCTTGGCCAACCATTGTGTGGGGGCATACGTCTTCAACGGTGATTCCGGTCAAGTGGAAACCATCCTATCCGACTATACTCTTCTGGCCACCGGAGGTGTTGGGCAGGTTTTTCTCCACACGACCAACACCCGCGTTTCCATCGGCTCCGGACTGTCCATGGCCTTCCGCGCCGGTGCCCGCATCTTCAACGCGGAATATATTCAGTTTCATCCCACTGCCATGTATGCGGGGTCCAAGAAAAAAGATCGACGTTTCCTGATCTCGGAAGCGGTTCGCGGCGAGGGTGCCAAGCTGATCAACTCTTCGGGTGAGGCCTTCATGACCCGATATGATTCCCGGGCCGACCTCGCACCGCGAGATATCGTGACACGGGCCATCATGGATGAACTACTCCAGACCGGTGAAGACTGCGTGTATCTGGATGTCGCCGGAAACGTAGAAAAAAACCTTCAGGAGCGCTTCCCCACCATCTATACCCGGTGCCGTGAGGTCGGCGTCGACATGAACCGCGAACCCATCCCCGTGGTTCCGGCGGCTCACTACTTCTGCGGGGGAATCCTTTCGGACACGCGCAGCCGCACCACACTGGAGCGCTTATACGCCGCCGGCGAATGCGCCTGCACCGGCCTTCACGGTGCCAACAGACTGGCTTCCACTTCCCTTCTGGAAAGCCTGGTTTGGGGTCACAGCGCGGCCAGAGATATTCAAAAACGCTTCAATCGTAACTCCCACCTTTCACGCAAACTCATGGAGTCCATCCCGGACTGGGAAAGCCCCGGAGACATCCAAAACGAAGACCCGGCTCTGATCGCCCAGGACTGGGCCTCCATCCGCCACACCATGTGGAACTACGTCGGCATTGCACGCAACACCGCACGTCTGAGCCGGGCTTTTTCCGATCTGCGCAAGCTCTCCAAAAACCTGCACGACTTTTATAAAAAGACTCCCATCAGCAAACCCCTCATCGACCTGTTCCATGGTTGCCAAGCGTCCTACTGCATAACGGCCGCGGCTCTTCGCAATAAGGAAAGTCAGGGATGTCACTATCGTGTAGACTGA
- the nadA gene encoding quinolinate synthase NadA, giving the protein MTHSLNRILNKKEQLGDRLAILAHHYQTDPVVEVADITGDSLELARHIEHLEAELIVFCGVYFMAESAAILRRPDQQIFTPEPEASCPMADMADPDDVRNVLQAIGSTRRVVPLTYVNSSAEVKAVVGEAGGSVCTSANASTMLRWAMDRGDAVLFLPDRHLGWNTADKLGLPESERLIIDPDTITPETAKNARLLLWPGHCPVHDVYDMGRVEQLRREYPGCRIAVHPESPASVVQAADADGSTSFLIRWCEEAPEGSTLIVGTEASLVNRLAKRYEGRKTILHLDMGWCEDMRKITPEKVADLLENIAQEPAEDVAEHVKFPARTALERMLQACS; this is encoded by the coding sequence ATGACCCATTCTTTGAACAGAATCCTAAACAAAAAAGAACAGCTGGGAGACCGACTTGCGATCCTGGCCCACCACTATCAGACCGATCCCGTTGTAGAGGTTGCCGACATTACCGGCGACTCTCTGGAACTGGCCCGCCATATCGAGCATCTGGAAGCGGAACTGATCGTTTTTTGCGGCGTCTACTTCATGGCCGAATCAGCCGCCATCCTTCGCCGTCCGGATCAACAAATCTTTACCCCCGAGCCCGAGGCCTCTTGCCCCATGGCGGACATGGCCGACCCCGATGACGTGCGCAACGTTTTGCAGGCAATCGGGTCGACCCGGCGCGTCGTACCCTTGACCTACGTCAACTCTTCAGCGGAAGTAAAAGCTGTCGTCGGCGAGGCGGGCGGTTCTGTCTGCACCTCGGCCAACGCCTCCACCATGCTCCGTTGGGCCATGGACCGTGGCGACGCGGTTCTGTTTCTCCCTGATCGGCACCTGGGATGGAACACGGCTGACAAGCTGGGACTCCCTGAATCCGAAAGATTGATCATTGACCCGGACACCATCACACCGGAAACAGCAAAAAATGCGCGTCTCCTGCTCTGGCCCGGTCATTGCCCCGTGCATGACGTCTACGACATGGGCCGTGTGGAGCAATTACGCCGCGAATATCCAGGATGCCGCATCGCAGTGCACCCGGAAAGTCCGGCCTCGGTCGTTCAGGCAGCCGATGCGGATGGCTCCACCTCGTTTTTGATCCGCTGGTGCGAAGAAGCGCCCGAAGGCTCTACGCTCATTGTGGGTACAGAAGCCAGTCTGGTCAATCGGCTGGCAAAACGGTATGAAGGGCGCAAGACCATCCTGCACCTGGACATGGGCTGGTGCGAGGACATGCGCAAAATCACGCCCGAAAAAGTTGCCGACCTGCTGGAGAACATTGCCCAGGAACCGGCCGAGGACGTGGCCGAACACGTCAAGTTCCCCGCGCGTACCGCCCTGGAACGCATGCTCCAGGCTTGTTCCTGA
- the nadC gene encoding carboxylating nicotinate-nucleotide diphosphorylase, which produces MEPNQFETFFQDEARMFLLASIRIALSEDGPDLTSTGIFAPEDTAQAQIVAKQSTIVAGLPILPLVLEFGDGTCRIHLNVDDGDRVSPGTLVAVMQGPAAKLLKAERVMLNFLCHLSGIAELTSRYVESLRGTKTKLLDTRKTLPGLRYPEKYAVLCGGGHNHRKNLVEMCMLKDNHIDRAGGITQAVAQLRSAHSPCPPVEVECRTRTEVEEAVTCDVQRIMLDNMHTEEIRECLDLIPDKIETEVSGGVNLDTIHDLAQLGPDFISVGRLTHSAPASDFSMRIEPL; this is translated from the coding sequence ATGGAACCAAACCAATTCGAGACGTTTTTCCAGGACGAGGCCCGCATGTTTTTGCTGGCCTCCATACGTATCGCCCTGTCCGAAGATGGACCGGACCTGACCTCCACAGGCATCTTCGCTCCGGAGGACACGGCCCAGGCTCAAATTGTGGCCAAACAGTCTACCATCGTGGCCGGATTGCCCATCCTGCCCCTGGTGCTGGAGTTTGGCGACGGAACCTGTCGGATTCACCTTAATGTGGACGATGGAGACCGCGTTTCACCCGGCACACTGGTGGCCGTGATGCAAGGTCCGGCAGCCAAGCTGCTCAAAGCCGAACGCGTCATGCTCAACTTCCTCTGCCACCTTTCCGGCATCGCGGAATTGACATCTCGGTATGTCGAGTCGCTCCGGGGAACCAAGACCAAACTCCTCGATACCCGCAAAACCCTCCCGGGTTTGCGCTACCCGGAAAAATACGCGGTACTCTGCGGTGGGGGCCACAACCACCGCAAAAACCTTGTTGAGATGTGCATGCTCAAAGACAACCACATCGACCGCGCCGGAGGCATCACACAAGCCGTTGCACAACTCCGCTCCGCGCACTCCCCCTGCCCGCCCGTTGAGGTGGAGTGCCGCACCCGTACCGAGGTGGAGGAAGCCGTAACCTGCGATGTACAGCGTATCATGCTGGACAACATGCACACTGAAGAAATACGCGAATGTCTGGACTTGATTCCGGACAAAATAGAAACCGAAGTTTCAGGAGGAGTGAATTTGGACACCATTCACGACCTCGCGCAACTCGGACCGGACTTCATCTCCGTGGGACGCTTGACGCACTCGGCTCCAGCCTCGGATTTCAGCATGCGCATTGAACCGCTCTAA
- the mgtE gene encoding magnesium transporter, whose protein sequence is MTENKAPYEMQQPPEEESLTHAVGTPSPVEVDEETHPADAAEHIERLGVEEQVKFVKQLPIKDAADSIAEMDRHEQQSLFQNLNYGFAAKILEQMAPDDATDILEGLDEEHRKGLLRRVKAKERAELRNLLTFHPDSAGGAMNTEVVILDQSLTVDQAITKMRDEVEDKEIPYYAYLVDSAGRLTGVVSLRDMLVARHGKLLRELVKAQNLVSVTYDTDREEVARLIGHYNLLAMPVLDFGDRMLGVVTVDDVIDIIQEEASEDMQAMVGAGADETTDSPVLYSVKKRLPWLILNVMNSAVSAFVVHLFQGTIAQMAVLAVLMPIVANQAGNTGQQALAVMIRQLAMERFDRKRSWLAVLREMRIGMINGFFICALVWGAVLGLTQHFMLANVMTAALAIDICFGAFAGAAIPLVLREIGRDPAQASSIFLTAITDSLGFFTLLGLAVLVLF, encoded by the coding sequence ATGACCGAAAATAAGGCTCCATACGAGATGCAACAGCCGCCTGAAGAGGAGTCTCTGACGCACGCCGTCGGTACTCCTTCACCGGTGGAGGTTGATGAAGAAACCCACCCAGCCGATGCCGCTGAGCATATTGAACGGCTCGGAGTGGAGGAGCAGGTCAAATTCGTCAAACAACTTCCGATTAAGGATGCGGCGGATTCCATCGCTGAGATGGATCGCCATGAGCAGCAAAGCCTTTTTCAGAATCTGAATTACGGGTTTGCCGCTAAAATTTTGGAGCAGATGGCTCCCGACGATGCGACCGACATCCTGGAAGGCCTGGATGAGGAACATCGTAAGGGTCTTTTGCGCCGCGTCAAGGCCAAAGAACGCGCCGAGCTTCGAAATCTCCTGACCTTCCATCCCGACTCCGCCGGTGGGGCCATGAACACCGAGGTGGTCATCCTGGACCAGTCTCTTACCGTGGACCAGGCCATCACAAAAATGCGTGATGAGGTGGAAGACAAGGAAATTCCCTATTATGCCTATCTGGTGGATTCTGCCGGCCGGCTCACAGGCGTGGTCTCCCTTCGCGATATGCTCGTGGCCCGTCACGGGAAACTTTTGCGCGAGTTGGTCAAGGCCCAGAATCTCGTATCCGTGACCTACGATACGGACCGGGAGGAAGTGGCCCGCCTTATCGGCCACTACAATCTGTTGGCCATGCCCGTGTTGGACTTTGGCGATCGTATGCTCGGTGTCGTGACCGTGGACGATGTCATTGACATCATTCAGGAAGAAGCTTCCGAGGACATGCAAGCCATGGTGGGTGCTGGTGCGGACGAAACCACGGATTCTCCCGTGCTGTATTCCGTGAAGAAACGGCTGCCCTGGCTGATCTTGAATGTCATGAACTCTGCGGTCTCCGCCTTTGTGGTGCATCTGTTTCAGGGGACGATTGCCCAGATGGCAGTACTTGCCGTGCTTATGCCCATCGTGGCGAACCAGGCTGGTAATACCGGGCAGCAGGCCTTGGCGGTGATGATTCGTCAGTTGGCAATGGAACGTTTTGATCGAAAGCGTTCTTGGCTGGCCGTGCTTCGTGAAATGCGGATCGGCATGATCAACGGTTTCTTTATCTGTGCTTTGGTTTGGGGAGCCGTGCTTGGACTGACACAGCACTTCATGCTGGCCAACGTCATGACCGCTGCTCTGGCGATCGACATATGTTTCGGTGCGTTCGCAGGTGCTGCTATCCCACTGGTCTTGCGAGAGATCGGAAGGGATCCCGCTCAGGCTTCCTCTATTTTCCTGACAGCCATTACCGACTCTCTGGGCTTTTTTACTTTGCTCGGCCTAGCGGTTTTGGTGTTGTTCTAG
- a CDS encoding protein phosphatase CheZ, producing MTPEQQLDEMTRELLDGLVGDLAETVAPTIIEAVTNALRGEINAKLSKALMDGELYRRLNDDMQTGLKDIYAEIKTAKGGESVVPQIVAEADPEELFNQASDQLDAVLQTTEKAAVDIIEIVEQLQEMQGVVDKIVKGFESGGVTRHDRERLKEINTTLGNDLSQIMVTMSFQDLTGQRIKIIIDSLKKIEQIVQHLIVSTGLMIQTRAAAPDKNLEEIEEEVKSRTTQLNGPSMETDQQNVDDLLSQFGL from the coding sequence ATGACGCCGGAACAACAGCTTGACGAAATGACCAGAGAACTGCTTGACGGCCTTGTGGGCGACTTGGCGGAAACCGTAGCACCGACCATCATTGAAGCCGTGACCAATGCCCTACGCGGAGAAATCAACGCCAAGCTTTCCAAAGCGCTGATGGACGGCGAACTGTACCGGCGCCTCAACGATGACATGCAAACGGGCCTGAAGGATATTTACGCCGAGATTAAAACCGCCAAGGGCGGCGAAAGTGTTGTTCCACAGATCGTTGCGGAGGCCGACCCGGAAGAACTGTTCAACCAGGCTTCGGACCAGCTGGACGCCGTACTCCAGACCACGGAAAAAGCTGCTGTCGATATCATCGAAATCGTGGAACAGCTTCAGGAAATGCAAGGTGTTGTTGACAAAATCGTCAAAGGATTTGAGTCCGGTGGCGTTACTCGGCACGACAGAGAACGGCTCAAGGAAATAAACACCACCCTCGGCAATGACCTTTCTCAAATTATGGTCACCATGAGCTTCCAGGATCTCACGGGCCAACGCATCAAAATCATCATCGACTCGCTTAAAAAGATTGAACAAATAGTGCAACACCTCATTGTTTCCACTGGCTTGATGATTCAGACCCGCGCTGCGGCGCCAGACAAAAATCTGGAGGAAATCGAAGAAGAGGTGAAGTCGCGGACCACGCAACTCAATGGACCGAGCATGGAAACAGATCAGCAAAATGTGGACGACCTGCTCTCACAATTCGGACTCTGA
- a CDS encoding PilZ domain-containing protein, with protein MTDRRAFSRVKARLRACARPLRKADSSAMYRWSAAHVERPTEKELLEAQVPHTLIRFLTALDQKLDMLLALQGQDQIFQEYPHRLEIRDISGGGVIFYSDENFAKGDVLEIVITLCDAPLQTAAAVGRIVECGPEQEYHFVFTNIREHDLERVVQFVFQEEREQIRREKWA; from the coding sequence ATGACTGATCGGCGCGCCTTTTCCCGAGTCAAAGCCCGCCTTCGGGCGTGCGCCCGGCCTCTGCGGAAGGCGGATTCATCGGCGATGTATCGCTGGTCGGCTGCGCACGTGGAGCGTCCCACGGAAAAAGAACTGCTGGAAGCGCAGGTTCCGCATACGCTGATCCGCTTTCTTACGGCTCTGGATCAAAAATTGGACATGCTCCTGGCGCTCCAGGGACAAGATCAAATTTTTCAGGAGTATCCGCACCGCCTGGAAATACGGGATATCTCCGGCGGTGGGGTAATCTTCTATTCAGACGAAAATTTTGCAAAAGGAGATGTCCTGGAAATCGTCATCACCTTATGCGACGCCCCGCTCCAGACCGCCGCTGCGGTAGGTAGGATCGTAGAATGCGGACCCGAACAAGAATATCATTTTGTCTTCACGAATATTCGTGAACATGATCTGGAAAGAGTGGTCCAGTTTGTCTTTCAGGAGGAACGGGAGCAAATCCGCCGGGAAAAATGGGCCTGA
- a CDS encoding NIL domain-containing protein, giving the protein MKDVIKGFRKIVYLSFPPEVSGRPVVCNLARRFDLSFNILKAEISPRQDGAMTLEISGLEEDFEKGINYLKENNVRITPVAQKIFRDEETCMHCGICTAMCATGALFLDRATREVCFDVDKCSACGMCTRVCPVRAMTVDLDNNGGME; this is encoded by the coding sequence ATGAAAGACGTCATCAAAGGTTTTCGGAAAATCGTATATCTCTCCTTCCCGCCGGAAGTCTCCGGCAGACCCGTAGTCTGCAATCTGGCGAGACGATTCGACCTGAGTTTTAATATTCTCAAGGCCGAAATCAGCCCCCGTCAGGACGGCGCCATGACGCTGGAAATCAGTGGCTTGGAGGAAGATTTTGAAAAAGGCATCAATTACCTTAAAGAAAACAATGTCCGCATCACACCGGTTGCGCAAAAAATTTTCCGTGACGAAGAAACCTGCATGCATTGTGGGATTTGCACGGCCATGTGTGCGACTGGAGCCTTGTTCCTGGACCGGGCCACGCGTGAAGTTTGCTTTGACGTCGACAAATGTTCGGCCTGCGGCATGTGTACGCGCGTCTGTCCGGTGCGAGCCATGACCGTGGACCTGGATAACAATGGAGGCATGGAATAG